One window from the genome of Osmerus eperlanus chromosome 3, fOsmEpe2.1, whole genome shotgun sequence encodes:
- the si:dkey-69o16.5 gene encoding alpha-aspartyl dipeptidase-like isoform X2, with translation MKRRLLLVSNSTLHGSGYLEHCQQQIKDFFGNDVKRVLFVPYALHDRDAYAKTARDKFKSLGYEVDSIHEASDPVEAVRKAESIFIGGGNTFRLLKCLYDNQVVTEIRKRVLEDGVPYMGSSAGTNVSTVSINTTNDMPIVYPPTFSAIGLVPFNINPHYLDTDPNCRHMGETREQRITQYLEEPDTPCVLALREGCMLLVEGDKATLLGSTKARLFIREKPTVEYETGSDLSFLLTDRL, from the exons ATGAAGCGAAGACTACTGCTGGTGTCGAATTCAACATTGCACGGGAGTGGATACCTGGAACACTGTCAGCAACAGATTAAAGACTTTTTTGGAAA tgatgtgAAGCGGGTCCTGTTCGTGCCCTATGCACTGCATGACAGAGACGCATACGCCAAGACAGCAAGGGACAAGTTCAAGAGTCTAG GCTACGAGGTGGACAGCATCCATGAGGCCTCAGACCCTGTGGAGGCAGTGCGGAAGGCAGAGAGCATCTTCATCg GTGGTGGCAACACATTCCGTCTGCTGAAGTGTCTCTACGACAACCAGGTGGTGACTGAGATCAGGAAGCGGGTGCTTGAG GATGGAGTTCCTTACATGGGCTCCAGCGCCGGCACCAACGTGTCCACCGTCAGCATCAACACCACCAACGACATGCCCATCGTCTACCCGCCCACCTTCTCTGCCATCGGCCTGGTGCCGTTCAACATCAACCCCCACTACCTGGACACGGACCCCAACTGCAGGCACATGGGG GAGACCAGAGAGCAGAGGATCACTCAGTACCTTGAGGAACCTGACACACCCTGTGTGCTG GCTCTAAGAGAAGGCTGCATGCTACTAGTGGAAGGAGACAAAGCTACTCTACTGGGAAGCACCAAGGCCCGCCTCTTTATCAG GGAGAAGCCCACAGTGGAgtatgaaacaggaagtgacctcagcTTCCTGCTGACAGATAGACTTTGA
- the si:dkey-69o16.5 gene encoding alpha-aspartyl dipeptidase-like isoform X1: MSLRKVAIEMKRRLLLVSNSTLHGSGYLEHCQQQIKDFFGNDVKRVLFVPYALHDRDAYAKTARDKFKSLGYEVDSIHEASDPVEAVRKAESIFIGGGNTFRLLKCLYDNQVVTEIRKRVLEDGVPYMGSSAGTNVSTVSINTTNDMPIVYPPTFSAIGLVPFNINPHYLDTDPNCRHMGETREQRITQYLEEPDTPCVLALREGCMLLVEGDKATLLGSTKARLFIREKPTVEYETGSDLSFLLTDRL, encoded by the exons ATGAGCCTGCGAAAAGTTGCTATAG AGATGAAGCGAAGACTACTGCTGGTGTCGAATTCAACATTGCACGGGAGTGGATACCTGGAACACTGTCAGCAACAGATTAAAGACTTTTTTGGAAA tgatgtgAAGCGGGTCCTGTTCGTGCCCTATGCACTGCATGACAGAGACGCATACGCCAAGACAGCAAGGGACAAGTTCAAGAGTCTAG GCTACGAGGTGGACAGCATCCATGAGGCCTCAGACCCTGTGGAGGCAGTGCGGAAGGCAGAGAGCATCTTCATCg GTGGTGGCAACACATTCCGTCTGCTGAAGTGTCTCTACGACAACCAGGTGGTGACTGAGATCAGGAAGCGGGTGCTTGAG GATGGAGTTCCTTACATGGGCTCCAGCGCCGGCACCAACGTGTCCACCGTCAGCATCAACACCACCAACGACATGCCCATCGTCTACCCGCCCACCTTCTCTGCCATCGGCCTGGTGCCGTTCAACATCAACCCCCACTACCTGGACACGGACCCCAACTGCAGGCACATGGGG GAGACCAGAGAGCAGAGGATCACTCAGTACCTTGAGGAACCTGACACACCCTGTGTGCTG GCTCTAAGAGAAGGCTGCATGCTACTAGTGGAAGGAGACAAAGCTACTCTACTGGGAAGCACCAAGGCCCGCCTCTTTATCAG GGAGAAGCCCACAGTGGAgtatgaaacaggaagtgacctcagcTTCCTGCTGACAGATAGACTTTGA